A genome region from Tolypothrix sp. PCC 7712 includes the following:
- a CDS encoding type IV secretory system conjugative DNA transfer family protein yields MSNYFQVQQVKSAPVQSLQIEKLADLMKSQSGLILLGCFAVVAIFQVLSGRNSKGKVATSYWGGSREKSLAARQAKKQISKPTRNSVALYVGTPRDIRITLQKQWYEAGLLKTKPTFYKQFISPNSTLYVPDAQRGIAVIGAAGSGKTFSVIDPLIRSAFDQGFPMLLYDFKFPAQTKRAVAYAMKRGYTVRIFAPGFPESETCNPLDLLRDEEDAIAAGQLTQVISRNFDRGGNASSDKFFEEAGDSLVEGILLVTKAVKALTGEGNYCDLMMAQAILSLPNLPARLEATSKNKLKVWTSRPLSQLISVKDSEKTAASIIGTAQRMFQRFLKRDFVGAFCGKTTLPLDLDGKQLIIFGLDRNNRDIVSPLLAAILHMIVTRNITRTRPRKDPLIVALDELPTFYLPALVNWLNEGREDGFVGILGYQNIAQLEKVYGKELARAILGGTATKFIFNPQDPESAKLFSDYLGEMEIKFSSKSRSIGKGGGSRSSNEHHQKRHLFEPAQFAKMGTGRAVIINPAYTRGTEAYIPLLQKVKVPSSDIDEMNWSEAKWDFVRSRLIQNNSIQITDSERSQQFQERQELAQKLFPIPEHTGDLPSPEELANVF; encoded by the coding sequence ATGAGTAATTATTTCCAAGTACAGCAAGTAAAATCTGCGCCAGTCCAAAGTTTGCAGATAGAAAAATTGGCAGACTTAATGAAATCACAATCTGGATTAATATTACTGGGTTGTTTTGCAGTAGTGGCTATTTTTCAAGTTTTATCAGGCAGAAATTCTAAAGGTAAAGTTGCCACTAGTTATTGGGGTGGGAGTCGTGAAAAATCATTAGCTGCACGTCAAGCGAAAAAGCAAATAAGTAAGCCAACTCGTAATTCTGTCGCATTGTATGTTGGTACTCCTCGTGACATCAGAATTACTCTTCAAAAACAATGGTATGAGGCTGGGTTACTCAAAACCAAACCAACATTTTACAAGCAATTCATTTCCCCCAATTCAACTTTATATGTACCTGATGCTCAGAGGGGAATAGCCGTTATTGGTGCAGCTGGTTCTGGTAAAACCTTCTCCGTAATAGACCCACTAATTCGTAGTGCTTTTGACCAGGGTTTTCCCATGTTACTGTACGATTTCAAATTTCCAGCACAAACTAAACGGGCTGTAGCTTATGCAATGAAACGCGGTTACACTGTGAGAATATTCGCGCCGGGGTTCCCTGAGAGCGAAACTTGCAATCCGTTGGACTTGTTGAGGGATGAGGAAGATGCGATCGCAGCAGGACAACTCACTCAAGTCATCTCCCGCAACTTTGATCGCGGGGGAAATGCTAGCAGTGATAAGTTTTTCGAGGAAGCTGGAGATAGCTTAGTTGAGGGAATTTTACTCGTTACTAAAGCGGTAAAAGCTCTGACTGGTGAGGGTAATTACTGTGACTTGATGATGGCGCAGGCGATTTTATCTTTACCTAATTTGCCAGCAAGATTAGAAGCTACTTCAAAGAATAAGTTGAAAGTCTGGACTTCGCGCCCACTTTCCCAGTTAATCAGTGTTAAGGATTCAGAAAAGACTGCTGCATCAATTATTGGAACTGCTCAAAGGATGTTTCAACGTTTTCTCAAACGTGATTTTGTTGGTGCTTTTTGTGGAAAGACTACACTACCACTAGATTTAGATGGTAAGCAATTAATTATTTTCGGACTGGATCGGAATAATCGAGATATTGTCAGCCCTCTGCTGGCTGCAATTTTACACATGATTGTGACGCGCAATATTACCCGTACTAGACCGCGTAAAGATCCTTTGATAGTTGCATTGGATGAATTGCCAACGTTTTATTTACCAGCGCTTGTCAACTGGTTAAATGAAGGACGCGAAGATGGTTTTGTTGGTATTTTGGGATATCAAAACATTGCCCAGCTGGAGAAAGTTTATGGAAAGGAATTAGCAAGGGCAATTTTAGGAGGTACAGCAACCAAATTTATTTTCAATCCCCAAGATCCAGAATCTGCGAAGTTATTCAGCGATTATCTGGGAGAGATGGAAATCAAGTTTAGTTCTAAATCCCGCAGTATTGGCAAAGGCGGAGGTTCTCGCAGTTCTAACGAACATCACCAAAAGCGACATTTATTTGAACCCGCACAGTTCGCCAAGATGGGTACGGGTAGGGCAGTAATCATCAACCCTGCATACACTCGTGGCACAGAAGCTTATATTCCTCTGCTACAAAAGGTTAAGGTTCCTTCATCTGATATTGATGAGATGAACTGGTCAGAGGCAAAGTGGGATTTTGTGCGATCGCGCCTGATCCAAAACAATTCCATACAAATTACTGACTCAGAGCGATCGCAACAATTTCAGGAAAGGCAAGAACTAGCACAGAAATTATTTCCTATACCCGAACATACTGGGGATTTACCTTCACCAGAAGAACTAGCTAACGTATTTTAG
- a CDS encoding type II toxin-antitoxin system VapC family toxin, protein MSRSQIIVLDTHIWVWFITQEFERFPAHWRDIIETALVVSISPLSCYEVALAQQRGRLELPCAAEQWFQDALEPSGIVLLPITAEIAYKAVSLSPVHKDPFDRLIIATALVYQAKLASIDGLFTQYSELDTYLMK, encoded by the coding sequence TTGTCCAGGTCTCAAATAATCGTCCTCGATACTCATATTTGGGTATGGTTCATCACTCAAGAGTTTGAGCGATTTCCTGCCCACTGGCGAGACATTATTGAAACTGCTCTTGTGGTAAGTATTTCACCCCTATCATGCTATGAAGTTGCCTTGGCACAACAACGGGGACGACTAGAACTACCCTGCGCTGCCGAACAATGGTTTCAGGATGCTTTGGAGCCATCTGGAATTGTATTGCTGCCGATAACTGCTGAGATTGCCTACAAAGCAGTCAGCTTATCTCCTGTCCACAAAGATCCATTTGATCGCTTGATTATCGCCACAGCACTTGTTTATCAAGCGAAACTAGCTAGTATTGATGGCTTATTTACTCAGTATTCAGAACTCGATACATACTTGATGAAGTAG
- a CDS encoding ParB N-terminal domain-containing protein yields the protein MSVTSQPNSIFQSFDPNSLKPHPLYLSIYGEAEDVSDVMRLIQNAQYPRPLLITIENTIINGHPYWKAALLLGWNQIPVEIRDFPHREAELEALLLENAARKKTTEQKVREAIAWERIEKAKAKQRQQIAAATTNKKLGRSVQTTLQENFPVSSPGQTRDQVAKLVGLGSGRNYSKAKKVVTAIDQLRQQGNDKSAHDLRKALNEQSVDAATKLIKAHPSQSGKQTDDPLKRSCWNCQFCSKEQVKDNHSFYCYKFGLLSFLEKDAQTRGEECLGWQYRWSDSEGCQSIPKNSYFTLTLPSHLQIMFEDAARASGMTLVDWTCHHLLQAAQSSKIPLEV from the coding sequence ATGAGTGTGACTTCCCAACCCAATTCAATTTTTCAATCATTTGACCCCAACTCTCTAAAACCCCATCCGTTGTATTTGTCGATTTATGGAGAAGCAGAGGATGTTTCTGATGTGATGAGATTAATTCAAAACGCTCAGTACCCTAGACCGCTACTGATAACCATTGAAAATACCATCATTAACGGGCATCCTTATTGGAAAGCGGCACTGTTATTGGGTTGGAATCAGATTCCAGTAGAAATCAGAGACTTTCCTCATCGGGAAGCTGAATTGGAAGCACTGTTGTTAGAAAATGCCGCTCGCAAAAAGACAACCGAACAAAAAGTGCGTGAAGCCATTGCTTGGGAACGAATCGAAAAAGCGAAAGCGAAACAACGACAACAGATTGCAGCAGCTACTACTAATAAAAAATTAGGCAGGAGTGTACAAACAACGCTTCAGGAAAATTTTCCTGTATCGTCTCCAGGACAAACCCGCGATCAAGTAGCAAAACTTGTAGGTTTAGGTAGTGGTCGTAACTATTCCAAGGCTAAAAAGGTAGTCACAGCAATAGATCAGCTCCGACAACAAGGTAATGACAAATCCGCTCATGATTTACGAAAAGCCTTGAATGAGCAAAGTGTAGATGCAGCAACTAAGCTGATAAAAGCACATCCATCCCAAAGTGGAAAACAAACAGATGACCCTCTTAAACGCAGTTGTTGGAATTGTCAATTTTGCAGTAAAGAACAGGTGAAGGATAACCACAGCTTCTACTGCTATAAATTTGGTTTGTTGAGTTTTCTAGAGAAGGATGCTCAAACAAGGGGCGAGGAATGCCTTGGATGGCAATATCGGTGGAGTGACTCTGAAGGTTGTCAATCTATACCGAAGAACTCGTATTTCACTCTCACACTGCCATCACACTTACAAATAATGTTTGAGGACGCAGCCAGAGCATCAGGAATGACTTTGGTGGACTGGACTTGTCATCATCTTTTACAAGCTGCCCAATCGTCGAAAATACCCTTAGAAGTCTAA
- a CDS encoding ATP-binding protein — MELSNLNLLIESDVPIVSVTVPLLERMTALQRIYNECAIKRNLPLYLWNPGWGYFKQIKCNLEHKVCFYSVKLSSLQLRNNTIISALNCLSNCNLDGIFILENLLPLTGNIAGYKSFSQKIISQIINIYYDWASSGQFKYLIILTNENVELPQSLSSLIPTLLLELPNHEEIADLIKVLLPKFLGELSCNCDIAAIVNAASGLTAVEIRLGLTLAVNSCEQLNINSVASYLLDYKINRFRALNLNFVTQANLPDFGGLDLLKKYIENVKQDFSPEARTANIPLPKGCLLVGPPGTGKTLAAQVSAKILGFPLVSVDTAAVMSAGAIYLKRLLERVEACTPAVLYFDEFDKLFAASDESGEAIGSRQILGTLLTWLQDKKTAVFTIATLNRLDALPPELTRVGRFDEIFYVGFPQAIERKEILIMHLAIFDERYRNGSNPLTEKEWRIILNKTLNCTGAELARIVSQAARELFHQGQEMKIGLAQLLAQREAMVPLYVRDTDRILAIENQARYICQPSSTQDTSVFAPAITSYWGESSC, encoded by the coding sequence ATGGAATTGTCTAACTTGAATTTATTAATAGAATCTGATGTGCCTATTGTATCTGTAACTGTCCCACTATTAGAACGGATGACAGCATTGCAGCGAATCTATAATGAATGTGCAATCAAAAGAAATCTGCCCCTTTATTTGTGGAATCCAGGTTGGGGATATTTTAAACAAATCAAGTGTAATTTAGAACATAAAGTATGTTTTTATTCCGTAAAATTGAGCAGTTTACAGCTTCGTAATAATACTATTATTTCTGCTCTTAATTGTTTATCTAACTGTAACCTTGATGGAATTTTTATCTTAGAAAATTTGTTACCTTTAACAGGTAATATTGCAGGCTACAAAAGTTTTTCTCAGAAAATAATTTCTCAAATAATTAATATCTATTACGATTGGGCAAGCTCTGGACAATTCAAGTATTTGATTATTCTGACAAATGAGAACGTAGAATTACCTCAATCTTTAAGCAGTTTGATTCCAACTCTTTTGCTAGAATTACCAAATCATGAAGAAATTGCTGATTTAATCAAAGTGCTTTTACCGAAATTTTTAGGTGAATTGTCATGCAATTGCGATATCGCTGCCATAGTCAATGCAGCTTCTGGTTTAACGGCTGTTGAAATTCGTTTAGGATTGACTTTAGCAGTTAATTCCTGTGAGCAACTAAATATTAATTCAGTCGCCTCATACTTACTTGATTACAAAATAAATCGCTTTCGTGCTTTAAACTTGAATTTTGTGACTCAGGCAAATCTTCCAGATTTTGGGGGATTGGATTTGCTCAAAAAATATATTGAAAATGTTAAACAGGACTTTTCACCCGAAGCTAGAACAGCTAATATTCCTCTTCCCAAAGGTTGTTTACTCGTAGGCCCACCGGGGACAGGGAAAACTTTAGCAGCACAAGTCAGCGCCAAGATTTTGGGTTTTCCTCTTGTGAGCGTAGATACCGCAGCCGTTATGAGTGCTGGTGCCATTTATCTCAAAAGGTTACTAGAACGAGTAGAAGCTTGCACTCCTGCTGTGCTTTACTTTGATGAGTTTGATAAATTGTTTGCTGCGTCTGATGAATCGGGCGAAGCTATCGGCTCGCGACAAATTTTAGGAACCCTGCTAACTTGGTTGCAAGATAAGAAAACTGCGGTGTTTACTATCGCCACCCTTAATCGATTAGATGCACTACCACCAGAATTAACCAGGGTGGGAAGATTTGATGAGATATTTTACGTGGGATTTCCCCAAGCCATTGAGAGAAAGGAAATTCTAATTATGCACTTAGCGATATTTGACGAGCGTTACCGTAACGGTAGTAACCCACTCACTGAGAAAGAATGGCGGATTATTCTGAATAAAACACTCAATTGTACAGGTGCAGAACTAGCGCGGATAGTATCTCAAGCAGCGCGTGAATTATTTCATCAGGGACAGGAAATGAAAATTGGGTTGGCGCAATTGTTAGCGCAAAGGGAGGCGATGGTGCCATTGTATGTCCGGGATACTGATAGGATATTGGCAATTGAGAATCAGGCCAGATATATCTGCCAACCTAGCTCCACTCAAGATACTTCAGTTTTCGCTCCAGCAATTACTAGCTACTGGGGTGAATCTTCTTGTTAA
- a CDS encoding HAD family hydrolase — protein MSLKAILFDFNGVIIKDEQIHLRLIDEILIQENLQPQRDSERQASLGRSDRACFQELLYNRGRVLSEEYLTQLLQQKAQMYVQELDQLEKLPLYSGVDDLIFQARSHNLKLGLVSGAIRQEIDIVLQRAQLTEYFPVIVAGDDITTSKPEPDGYLLAVTRLNQKYPDLNLQTTECLVIEDTPAGIQAAKRAQMQVVGVANTYPFHMLQRCCNWTVDYLTDLELERVQEVFSQKELQPTADKW, from the coding sequence ATGAGTTTAAAGGCGATTTTATTTGATTTTAATGGTGTCATCATTAAAGATGAGCAAATCCACCTGCGCTTGATCGATGAGATTCTGATTCAAGAAAATCTCCAACCGCAACGGGACAGCGAACGTCAAGCTTCTTTAGGACGCAGTGACCGCGCCTGTTTTCAAGAACTATTGTACAATCGCGGTCGTGTCCTCAGCGAAGAATATTTAACTCAGTTACTCCAGCAAAAGGCGCAGATGTATGTCCAAGAACTAGATCAGCTGGAAAAACTGCCTTTATACTCAGGTGTAGACGACTTGATATTTCAAGCGCGCTCCCATAATCTCAAACTAGGGCTAGTTAGTGGTGCAATTCGCCAAGAAATAGATATAGTACTGCAACGCGCACAATTAACTGAATATTTTCCCGTCATAGTTGCGGGAGACGATATCACTACCAGTAAACCAGAACCGGATGGTTATTTGTTGGCAGTAACACGTCTCAACCAAAAATACCCCGACTTGAATCTACAAACAACAGAATGTTTAGTAATAGAAGATACCCCAGCTGGTATCCAAGCCGCAAAAAGAGCGCAAATGCAGGTAGTTGGCGTAGCTAATACTTACCCCTTCCATATGCTTCAGCGCTGTTGTAACTGGACTGTGGATTATTTGACAGATTTGGAACTAGAACGAGTGCAGGAAGTGTTTTCCCAGAAAGAGTTACAACCAACCGCAGATAAATGGTAA
- a CDS encoding class I SAM-dependent methyltransferase: MAVPQHKIWERLISPVVSFLIDEEGLERYALSIDWKKQSDRFHRDDVILPSYYSSYKFRSIEGGYLNPKVVVSYDPILQYLLPPNETLVRQAVIDTIQVQPRRILDLGCGTGSTTLMLKQAFPQAQVIGLDLSAYMLVMAEHKATSAGLDILWRHGNAEKTAFPDASFDLVTASLLFREIPTTVSQNILRECFRLLVVGGQVLILDSNQKALRQLEWLKEVFEEPYLRDYAAFNLHESMNQAGFLALSSKDVWWMHQVTSGVKPISKVDVTKYNTVKQSVSKSTDGKIDNNDLEDLGSPVFGIKA; this comes from the coding sequence ATGGCGGTTCCTCAACATAAAATCTGGGAACGTTTGATATCCCCTGTAGTCAGCTTTTTAATTGATGAAGAGGGATTAGAGCGGTATGCTTTGAGTATTGACTGGAAAAAACAGAGCGATCGCTTCCATAGAGATGATGTAATCTTACCCTCTTACTACAGTAGCTATAAATTTCGCAGCATTGAGGGTGGCTATCTCAACCCCAAGGTAGTAGTTTCCTACGATCCAATTCTCCAATATTTGCTGCCACCAAATGAAACCCTTGTGCGCCAAGCTGTAATTGATACAATTCAAGTCCAGCCACGACGCATACTAGATTTGGGTTGTGGTACAGGTTCAACCACCTTGATGTTAAAACAGGCTTTCCCCCAAGCCCAAGTCATCGGCTTAGATTTATCTGCTTATATGTTGGTAATGGCAGAACATAAAGCCACAAGTGCTGGTTTAGACATACTGTGGCGACATGGTAATGCTGAAAAAACCGCCTTTCCTGATGCTTCTTTTGACTTAGTAACAGCTTCTTTATTATTTCGCGAAATCCCCACAACCGTATCCCAAAACATTTTGCGCGAATGTTTCCGATTGCTGGTAGTTGGGGGACAAGTATTAATTTTAGATAGTAATCAAAAGGCCCTGCGTCAGCTAGAATGGCTCAAAGAAGTGTTTGAGGAGCCTTATCTGCGGGACTATGCTGCTTTCAATCTCCATGAGAGCATGAATCAAGCAGGATTTTTGGCTTTATCAAGCAAAGATGTTTGGTGGATGCATCAAGTAACTAGTGGCGTAAAACCCATATCCAAAGTTGATGTAACTAAATACAATACAGTTAAACAGTCCGTATCAAAATCAACAGATGGCAAAATCGATAATAATGATTTAGAGGATCTTGGCTCCCCAGTTTTTGGCATAAAGGCATGA
- a CDS encoding tyrosine-type recombinase/integrase, with protein sequence MPRKSSKELVKVQSSNGRLRLYWLYEGKAYYLYLGLPDGVTARNVATSKAATIANDIISNNFDRTLNKYKPDDQRTDRLNASELMERFTDSKRSSLDTQTLTKYKIIADHLSEVFKNKLAHDINETHAEKFKQFLLERQKPITVRDRLSVLKSCWNWAIKQKMLPESNTNPWAEVLLGLKVPQKARPKPFTKQECLAILEGFRNHPHYCHYADYVEFMFLTGCRPGEAIGLQWKHLWDDCSVMWIGESFVRGTRKDTKNEKARYVKLSQRVQEILLNRRGSQWEDEALVFPAPKGGPMNDNNFCKRVWKAILQSVKVPYRKPYTTRSTLISHWLQNGENPVVIAQSTGHDVKVLLDSYAGIVIHQPKTHDFLS encoded by the coding sequence ATGCCACGCAAATCCAGCAAAGAATTAGTCAAGGTTCAGTCTAGCAACGGTAGGTTGAGACTGTATTGGTTATACGAAGGAAAAGCTTACTATCTATACTTAGGGCTACCAGATGGAGTTACAGCTCGTAACGTAGCTACCAGCAAAGCAGCTACTATCGCTAATGATATTATCAGCAACAACTTCGACCGCACTCTCAACAAGTACAAACCAGATGATCAAAGAACTGACCGTTTAAATGCGTCAGAGTTAATGGAACGATTTACCGACAGCAAACGTAGTTCTTTAGATACCCAAACACTGACTAAGTACAAAATCATTGCCGATCACCTAAGCGAAGTTTTCAAAAATAAGCTTGCACACGACATTAACGAAACACATGCTGAGAAGTTTAAGCAATTTCTTTTGGAACGACAAAAGCCGATTACAGTTCGCGATCGCTTATCAGTCTTAAAGTCATGTTGGAATTGGGCTATCAAACAGAAGATGCTTCCTGAAAGCAATACCAACCCTTGGGCTGAAGTCCTTTTGGGATTAAAGGTACCCCAAAAGGCTCGCCCAAAACCTTTTACTAAACAAGAATGTCTGGCAATTCTTGAAGGTTTTCGCAATCACCCACACTATTGCCACTATGCAGACTACGTGGAGTTCATGTTTTTGACTGGCTGTAGACCTGGAGAAGCAATCGGGCTACAGTGGAAGCACCTTTGGGACGATTGCTCTGTAATGTGGATCGGAGAATCCTTTGTCAGAGGAACACGTAAGGATACAAAAAATGAGAAGGCCAGATATGTCAAACTTTCTCAACGTGTACAGGAGATTTTGCTGAATCGGCGTGGATCGCAATGGGAAGACGAAGCTTTAGTTTTCCCAGCACCGAAAGGTGGCCCAATGAACGATAATAATTTTTGCAAACGAGTATGGAAAGCAATATTGCAATCAGTAAAAGTTCCATATCGAAAACCCTACACAACTCGTTCTACATTAATTTCCCATTGGCTTCAAAATGGTGAAAATCCTGTGGTGATTGCTCAGTCCACAGGGCACGATGTTAAAGTGCTCCTAGATTCATATGCTGGGATTGTAATTCACCAACCCAAAACTCACGATTTTCTTAGTTAG
- a CDS encoding helix-turn-helix domain-containing protein: MATKAERLAELIKGLRGATSQRRFSQQLGVSKSCVNFWESGLAFPDTGNLEKLAALKGWTLAELQTYLVKGDLPSDDALQQIITKLRSLPTEAVAQVASAAVETLASRSQSVQAVIK, encoded by the coding sequence ATGGCAACCAAGGCAGAAAGATTAGCGGAACTCATTAAAGGGCTACGAGGTGCTACATCACAACGTCGTTTCTCTCAACAGTTGGGTGTGAGTAAATCTTGCGTTAATTTCTGGGAATCTGGCTTGGCTTTCCCTGATACTGGAAATCTTGAGAAGCTGGCAGCTTTAAAAGGATGGACGCTGGCGGAACTGCAAACCTACCTAGTAAAAGGAGATTTGCCTTCTGATGATGCGCTACAGCAGATTATTACTAAATTGCGATCGCTCCCCACAGAGGCTGTAGCTCAAGTAGCATCTGCGGCAGTAGAAACATTAGCCAGCAGAAGCCAGTCGGTGCAGGCAGTTATTAAGTAA
- a CDS encoding TrbI/VirB10 family protein: MQENNVTQSYESDTNWDESSLAQLLGFHHQSQLENSISSAEEISVGSEVAETESEESIQNAIATHELFDDPQIGKTQPTFYGNPFAKFGAVGLVMLVVFGAGATILNSIMFGKPRVAPTIANQEADKPKVEMADNANLQETETGKLKAELALGSQAEKMQSLLRSKSLKTTIQRKVSHRNDSNNRINRVSDAEVRPAQVSSVRNPIQESSRYDLPHVASVPRFQATVGAAPPNKKESVDPIEEWEKISRLGSYGHTEIASITNELANVKTLDTIANKQPTSSIKIPRATLVSTASTQNIEPEPLYTEEAAVINGEPIQQLQVGASASGKLVTPLIWSKHSTNNSSNKSPTTTENEKFIIQLIEPLTKEDGLIALPKGSQIVAQVTDIQKSGLVQLEATQVLIDSQEYLLPPRAISIRGNSGQPLIASKWSDKGGEIASRDAETFIVGSLAKVGKVLNQPKSQQISTSSGLGGTNTFSSISGGSENILGAVLEGGFEPLTQQILQRNQQALAEIQQREEVWYIPAGTDIQVFVNQSFQL, encoded by the coding sequence ATGCAGGAGAATAATGTAACCCAAAGCTATGAGTCAGATACAAATTGGGATGAGTCCAGCCTTGCTCAATTACTTGGTTTTCATCATCAAAGTCAGCTAGAGAATTCAATCTCCTCTGCTGAAGAAATATCTGTTGGCAGTGAAGTTGCGGAGACTGAAAGTGAGGAATCTATTCAAAATGCAATTGCAACTCATGAACTATTTGATGACCCCCAAATAGGTAAAACTCAGCCCACATTCTACGGTAATCCCTTTGCAAAGTTTGGCGCAGTTGGATTGGTGATGCTTGTGGTATTTGGTGCTGGAGCAACTATTTTAAATAGCATTATGTTTGGTAAACCCAGAGTAGCACCAACAATTGCTAATCAAGAAGCTGACAAACCAAAAGTAGAAATGGCTGATAACGCAAATCTTCAAGAAACAGAAACAGGAAAGCTCAAAGCAGAATTAGCTTTAGGCAGTCAAGCAGAAAAAATGCAATCGCTCTTGCGTTCTAAAAGCCTTAAAACAACAATTCAACGCAAAGTTTCTCACAGGAATGATTCAAACAACCGGATTAATCGAGTTTCTGACGCAGAAGTACGCCCAGCGCAGGTTTCTTCTGTTCGTAACCCAATACAAGAAAGCAGCAGATATGATTTGCCTCATGTTGCTTCTGTTCCTAGATTTCAAGCCACCGTAGGTGCAGCACCTCCAAACAAAAAAGAATCTGTTGACCCAATAGAGGAATGGGAAAAAATTAGTCGCTTGGGCAGTTATGGTCATACAGAAATTGCATCTATAACTAACGAGCTAGCAAACGTTAAAACTTTGGATACTATAGCCAATAAACAACCGACTTCATCAATAAAAATTCCTCGTGCTACCTTAGTTTCAACAGCATCTACTCAGAATATTGAACCGGAACCCTTGTATACAGAAGAAGCAGCAGTTATCAATGGCGAACCGATACAACAATTACAAGTTGGTGCCTCTGCATCTGGAAAGTTAGTAACTCCGCTAATTTGGAGTAAACATTCAACTAATAACTCTTCTAACAAATCACCAACTACAACAGAAAATGAAAAATTTATTATCCAACTTATTGAACCTTTAACGAAAGAAGATGGTTTGATTGCTTTACCAAAAGGTTCTCAAATTGTTGCTCAAGTTACTGATATTCAAAAATCAGGACTTGTTCAACTCGAAGCAACACAGGTTTTAATTGATAGTCAGGAATATCTGCTCCCACCACGAGCAATTAGTATTCGTGGTAATTCCGGTCAACCTTTAATCGCATCGAAATGGAGTGACAAAGGTGGAGAAATTGCTTCCCGTGATGCTGAAACATTTATAGTAGGTTCCCTTGCCAAAGTCGGTAAGGTATTAAATCAACCCAAATCTCAACAAATATCAACATCTAGTGGGTTAGGTGGTACAAATACTTTTTCTTCTATCAGTGGAGGTAGCGAAAATATTTTGGGCGCAGTTTTAGAAGGTGGATTTGAACCGCTCACTCAACAAATTCTTCAGCGCAATCAACAAGCACTTGCAGAAATTCAGCAACGAGAAGAAGTGTGGTACATCCCTGCTGGTACAGATATTCAAGTCTTTGTTAATCAATCATTTCAGTTGTAA